The following proteins are co-located in the Primulina tabacum isolate GXHZ01 chromosome 11, ASM2559414v2, whole genome shotgun sequence genome:
- the LOC142518014 gene encoding chlorophyll a-b binding protein 8, chloroplastic: MATQALVSSSSICASADAARQIFGGRSIQSSRKVSFVVKAEASPPVKQGADRQLWFASKQSLSYLDGSLPGDYGFDPLGLSDPEGTGGFIEPRWLAYGEIINGRFAMLGAVGAIAPEILGKAGLIPPETALPWFKTGVIPPAGTYNYWADNYTLFVFEMALMGFAEHRRFQDWYNPGSMGKQYFLGLEKGFCGSGEPAYPGGPFFNPLGLGKDEKSLKDLKLKEVKNGRLAMLAILGYFIQALVTGDGPYENLLAHLSDPVNNNVLTSLKFH; this comes from the exons atgGCAACACAGGCGTTGGTATCTTCATCATCAATCTGCGCTTCCGCAGACGCCGCCAGGCAGATTTTTGGAGGAAGGTCGATCCAATCTTCAAGAAAAGTCTCATTTGTTGTCAAGGCAGAGGCTAGTCCTCCTGTCAAG CAAGGAGCAGACAGGCAACTATGGTTTGCATCCAAACAGAGTCTGTCCTACTTGGATGGAAG TCTCCCCGGTGACTACGGATTCGACCCATTGGGGCTGTCAGACCCAGAAGGCACTGGAGGATTCATCGAGCCCAGATGGCTAGCCTACGGAGAAATCATCAATGGGCGTTTCGCAATGCTAGGGGCAGTCGGTGCCATAGCACCAGAAATACTAGGGAAAGCCGGCCTGATTCCACCAGAAACAGCTCTCCCCTGGTTCAAAACAGGAGTCATCCCCCCGGCCGGAACATACAACTACTGGGCTGATAACTACACACTATTCGTTTTCGAAATGGCGCTGATGGGATTTGCTGAGCACCGGAGATTCCAGGACTGGTACAATCCAGGTTCCATGGGGAAGCAGTACTTTTTGGGCCTGGAAAAGGGATTTTGCGGGTCGGGTGAACCAGCCTACCCTGGCGGCCCCTTTTTCAACCCGCTTGGATTGGGGAAAGATGAGAAATCTTTGAAGGATCTGaagttgaaggaagtgaagaaTGGAAGATTGGCTATGTTGGCTATTTTGGGTTACTTTATCCAGGCCCTTGTAACTGGTGACGGCCCATATGAGAACTTGCTGGCTCACTTGTCGGATCCTGTGAACAACAATGTGCTAACCAGCCTCAAATTTCACTAA
- the LOC142518579 gene encoding cytochrome P450 724B1-like isoform X2, translating to MAETFCIAFVVGLVGFLLGSILYHFLPLVLHFGTLPKGNFGWPFLGETLSFLKPHPSTSTGAFVQDHFSRYGKVFKSHLFLAPTVVSCDEELNYYVLQNEDRLFQCSYPKPIHGILGKSSMLVAVGDTHKRLRSMALSLVTTMKSKPEFLNDIEITATQILDSWKDKKPIIFCEEARKYTFNVIVKQVLGLTPEEPHTKEILQDFLTFMKGLISLPLNIPGTPYSKAVQARHRISSTVKAIIEERRRRNAENCGKMINDFLEVLLCADTLSEDEKVSFVLDSLLGGYETTSLLLAMVLFFLSQTTPAVDQLKVEHDKIRSMKKSHEFLNWEDYRNMEFTQCVMNEALRCGNIVKFVHRKAIKDVKFRGYTIPSGWKVLPVFTAVHLDPSLHTKAFQFNPWRWQTQDQTCKKFTPFGGGSRCCPGFELAKLEVAFFIHHLIQNYRYFSIYDEQPMAYPYVEFQRGLKLSVECC from the exons aTGGCTGAAACCTTTTGCATTGCTTTTGTAGTTGGTTTGGTGGGATTTTTGTTGGGATCAATTCTGTACCATTTCTTGCCTTTGGTCTTGCACTTTGGTACACTACCCAAAGGGAATTTTGGATGGCCTTTTCTTGGTGAAACCCTCTCGTTCCTGAAACCTCACCCTTCTACTTCAACCGGGGCTTTTGTTCAAGACCATTTTTCCAG GTATGGGAAAGTGTTCAAATCCCACTTGTTCTTGGCCCCTACTGTGGTTTCATGTGATGAGGAGCTGAATTACTACGTACTACAAAACGAAGACAGATTGTTTCAGTGCAGCTATCCAAAACCCATCCATGGAATTCTCGGCAAGAGCTCAATGCTTGTGGCTGTTGGTGATACACACAAGAGACTAAGAAGTATGGCCCTTTCTCTCGTCACTACCATGAAATCAAAACCAGAATTTTTGAATGATATCGAGATAACCGCCACTCAAATTCTTGATTCTTGGAAAGATAAGAAACCGATCATCTTCTGCGAGGAAGCTAGAAAG TATACATTCAATGTCATAGTGAAACAGGTGCTTGGTTTGACACCAGAAGAGCCACACACTAAAGAAATTCTTCAAGATTTCCTCACTTTCATGAAAGGGTTGATTTCTTTACCACTGAACATTCCAGGGACTCCATATTCAAAAGCTGTTCAG GCTAGACATAGAATATCTTCGACTGTGAAAGCAATCATAgaggaaagaagaagaagaaatgcaGAAAATTGTGGCAAAATGATCAATGATTTTCTCGAAGTACTTCTGTGCGCTGATACCTTATCTGAAGATGAAAAAGTCAGTTTTGTATTGGATTCTTTACTTGGTGGATATGAGACCACTTCACTCTTATTGGCAATGGTTCTGTTTTTCCTTAGTCAAACCACCCCTGCTGTTGATCAATTGAAG GTGGAGCATGATAAAATAAGAAGCATGAAGAAATCGCATGAATTTCTCAACTGGGAAGATTACAGGAATATGGAATTCACACAATGC GTCATGAATGAAGCTCTGCGATGCGGGAACATAGTTAAATTTGTCCACAGAAAAGCCATCAAAGATGTCAAATTTAGag GTTATACGATTCCGTCCGGTTGGAAGGTATTGCCTGTTTTCACAGCAGTTCATTTAGACCCTTCTCTTCATACCAAGGCCTTCCAATTTAACCCCTGGAGATGGCAG ACCCAAGATCAAACATGCAAGAAGTTTACTCCATTTGGTGGTGGATCCAGGTGCTGCCCAGGTTTCGAACTAGCAAAACTTGAGGTTGCTTTTTTCATCCATCACCTTATTCAAAATTACAGGTATTTTTCAATTT atgatgaacagCCTATGGCATATCCATATGTAGAGTTTCAAAGAGGATTAAAACTAAGCGTCGAATGCTGTTAA
- the LOC142518579 gene encoding cytochrome P450 724B1-like isoform X1: MAETFCIAFVVGLVGFLLGSILYHFLPLVLHFGTLPKGNFGWPFLGETLSFLKPHPSTSTGAFVQDHFSRYGKVFKSHLFLAPTVVSCDEELNYYVLQNEDRLFQCSYPKPIHGILGKSSMLVAVGDTHKRLRSMALSLVTTMKSKPEFLNDIEITATQILDSWKDKKPIIFCEEARKYTFNVIVKQVLGLTPEEPHTKEILQDFLTFMKGLISLPLNIPGTPYSKAVQARHRISSTVKAIIEERRRRNAENCGKMINDFLEVLLCADTLSEDEKVSFVLDSLLGGYETTSLLLAMVLFFLSQTTPAVDQLKVEHDKIRSMKKSHEFLNWEDYRNMEFTQCVMNEALRCGNIVKFVHRKAIKDVKFRGYTIPSGWKVLPVFTAVHLDPSLHTKAFQFNPWRWQTQDQTCKKFTPFGGGSRCCPGFELAKLEVAFFIHHLIQNYRWKVEEDDEQPMAYPYVEFQRGLKLSVECC, encoded by the exons aTGGCTGAAACCTTTTGCATTGCTTTTGTAGTTGGTTTGGTGGGATTTTTGTTGGGATCAATTCTGTACCATTTCTTGCCTTTGGTCTTGCACTTTGGTACACTACCCAAAGGGAATTTTGGATGGCCTTTTCTTGGTGAAACCCTCTCGTTCCTGAAACCTCACCCTTCTACTTCAACCGGGGCTTTTGTTCAAGACCATTTTTCCAG GTATGGGAAAGTGTTCAAATCCCACTTGTTCTTGGCCCCTACTGTGGTTTCATGTGATGAGGAGCTGAATTACTACGTACTACAAAACGAAGACAGATTGTTTCAGTGCAGCTATCCAAAACCCATCCATGGAATTCTCGGCAAGAGCTCAATGCTTGTGGCTGTTGGTGATACACACAAGAGACTAAGAAGTATGGCCCTTTCTCTCGTCACTACCATGAAATCAAAACCAGAATTTTTGAATGATATCGAGATAACCGCCACTCAAATTCTTGATTCTTGGAAAGATAAGAAACCGATCATCTTCTGCGAGGAAGCTAGAAAG TATACATTCAATGTCATAGTGAAACAGGTGCTTGGTTTGACACCAGAAGAGCCACACACTAAAGAAATTCTTCAAGATTTCCTCACTTTCATGAAAGGGTTGATTTCTTTACCACTGAACATTCCAGGGACTCCATATTCAAAAGCTGTTCAG GCTAGACATAGAATATCTTCGACTGTGAAAGCAATCATAgaggaaagaagaagaagaaatgcaGAAAATTGTGGCAAAATGATCAATGATTTTCTCGAAGTACTTCTGTGCGCTGATACCTTATCTGAAGATGAAAAAGTCAGTTTTGTATTGGATTCTTTACTTGGTGGATATGAGACCACTTCACTCTTATTGGCAATGGTTCTGTTTTTCCTTAGTCAAACCACCCCTGCTGTTGATCAATTGAAG GTGGAGCATGATAAAATAAGAAGCATGAAGAAATCGCATGAATTTCTCAACTGGGAAGATTACAGGAATATGGAATTCACACAATGC GTCATGAATGAAGCTCTGCGATGCGGGAACATAGTTAAATTTGTCCACAGAAAAGCCATCAAAGATGTCAAATTTAGag GTTATACGATTCCGTCCGGTTGGAAGGTATTGCCTGTTTTCACAGCAGTTCATTTAGACCCTTCTCTTCATACCAAGGCCTTCCAATTTAACCCCTGGAGATGGCAG ACCCAAGATCAAACATGCAAGAAGTTTACTCCATTTGGTGGTGGATCCAGGTGCTGCCCAGGTTTCGAACTAGCAAAACTTGAGGTTGCTTTTTTCATCCATCACCTTATTCAAAATTACAG ATGGAAGgtagaagaagatgatgaacagCCTATGGCATATCCATATGTAGAGTTTCAAAGAGGATTAAAACTAAGCGTCGAATGCTGTTAA